From the genome of Neisseria sp. oral taxon 014 str. F0314:
CTCTCAGTGTACCCAACGCTTGTTCGGAAATGATTCCGGACGAACTGCCTTTGTATCTGGGTTCGGAACTTTCCAAATCTTCCGAGTTATTATTCTTAATGGCTGCCGAATGTGCAGGCGTTGTCTGCCACAGTTCCGAGAATCCAAAGCAATGGTGCTTCCCTTTAGCCTCGAAACCTGAACACATTGGTTTTTCGGAAGAAGAAGCATTGTCTTTTGACTTGGACAAGTCTGTCAGTGCATTTAGAATATTGCAAGAATACGCCCTCCTACCAGAGAAATTCTTGTTTGTCCTACAAAAAAATCTTAAACAAGCTATTATCCAGGCAGAAGCTAAAGGGCATTTGCCAAAAAAACCTGAACAGTCTGAAGAAGTAATCAGTGATAAAGGCGTTAACAAGAAAATTATCAATTATAAAAAACGCTATTTTAGTCTTTCATTTCTATTTACCGAAAAGATACCCGAGTTAATCGAATTGGTTAACGAAGATGATATTTCTATCAATGCCGTTCCGGTCGTTAATCTTTTCAGAAAAAAAAGTGCACGTTTCCCCGTAAATATCCAAGACAGGGAACATCATGTTGTTATCGACCGCACCCAACCCTTAAATTACGAGGTTCATTCTATTAAACAAGTTACTGGGTTTGATACGAATAATCGTCAAATCGTAACATTCCTACCGATGTATCAGGCTCCTGATACCGGCTTATTTCCCGAATCGAAAACACGCAAGGCTTACTTTTCTGTAAGACGGGCAGACAGGGTTCCATCCTCCGATACTCTAAAAAACGGCTTCCGAACTTCTTATTTGGGCAGTGAAGTCTTTTTATCACTTGCAGACGGAGAAAATTACACTTTTAATTCTTCCATACAACATCTATCTGTCGATGCATGGTGTACCAGCAGAGACTTACCTCTATTAATGCCAAGGGACGGCAATTCAGATTTCTTACTCGAAGGATCCCTACCCTTACAATCAATCAAATTGATTTCCAAACTCACCCGTCCAAAACCAGCTGCCAATGAAGACAAAATGCTCTGGCCGTTCCTAAATCAGTTGAGTTTGAATTATTTATCCCTATTGAATGTCGATCAGGATGATGCACCAGTAACATTAAAAGAATTATTGATGATCTTTGTTTCTTCTGAAAACGACTTGATGAAAAAGCAAATAGAATCAATTGCTAAAATAAAGACTGAAATCATCAGTAAAGTTGTTCGCTATCATGGTACAGCTTCTCCAGTAAGGGGAATTAGAATTATCCTAATACTCGATGACTCTTCTTTGGGAGGAATTCATCCTTTCTTATTCGGGTCCGTATTGAATCATTACTTCAAACGTTTGGTATCTATGAATTCGTTTGTACAACTGCAAATTGAAACATTCCAACAAGGCCATATTGCGACATGGCCGGCCATTGTCGGGGAGAGAACATTGATATGAAAACGTCGTCTGATGAAAAAAACACCATAGGAGAAAATTCCTTATCAGAGGACTTATGGAATGAGGATTTAACCAATTTTTTACACCGTGTCTCGGCTCAACCTCATAAATATGACTATTTCTCTCTATTACGCCAACTGGAGGGTGTCAAATTTGTAACCGGCAACAAAGCTTTTGGAAAATCAACCAGTCCTAAACTGGAAAAAATTCGTATCAGACAAGAACCTTCACTCATTTTCGCCCCGAGAAACATTCATTCCGTCAATTTAACAGCAAACTACGCGGAAATTTCTATCAATGGTTTCGGCCTGTTTGGCCCTTCAGGCCCACTCCCGCTGCATATAACAGAATATGCCTATGAAAGACAACATCAACACGGCGATCGAACTTGGACAGAGTTCACCAATATTTTCCAGCATCGTTTGGCTATTTTATTCTATCGGGCATGGGCAAATGCACAAAGTATTGTTTCTTTAGATAAAAACTCTGAAAACCGATTTGGGAAATATATCGCTTGCTTCAACGGATTATATTCCCCATCAACTCAAAGCAAAGAAAAAATACATCCTTTCTCCAAATGCTATTTTGCGGGGTTATTATTAAGACAAAGTCGTTCGGCAGCCAATCTCCAAAAATTATTGACTCAGTACTTTAAGGTTCCAACCAATATTCAAACCAATATTGGATACTGGATAGATGTTCCTGAAGAAAAAACCCTAATCGGCATCTCATCATATCCTCTTGGAACAGGACTGCTTTTAGGAGATAAACTTTATGATGTTCAAAGCAAATTTCGTATTATTATTGGTCCGCTTACCTTAGATGCATACCAGTCTTTTTTTAAGAACGGTTACAACACCCTGCGTTTAAAAGAATGGATACGTATATTTTTGGCAGATGAATACGAATGGGACGTACAACCCATTTTAATGCAAAAGGAAATTCCTCCTTGCACCCTAGGTGGAGATACACAACTAGGATTATCAACGTGGCTGGGAACCGTCGAACATGATGCAGAAGACTTGATTGTCCAAAGCCATTAATACATTTTAGTTTCAGACGGCCTCAAATTGTCTGGGATAACAAAGTTGTCGTTATAGTTATAATTGATTATATTAAATTCGGATAAAGGAAATTGTATGTCAGATATCAGCCGCAGCGTTTTATTCGGGAAACTAGATGCCACTTTATATAAAGCATTAGAAAACGCTTATACTTTCTGCCGACTTCGTGAAAACAGTTATGTAGAATTAGCTCATTGGCTTCACACCCTTTTACAAGCAGAAAATACTGATGTTTTCTGCCTCATCAAACGATTTGATTTAGATGAAGCAAAAATTCGAAAAGACATTTTAGCGGCAGTGGAGAAGTTACCGTCCGGAGCAACGGCCGTAACCGACTTTTCCGAGCATATTCAAATCGCCGTAGAACAGTCATGGACATACAGCTCCCTTAAGTTCGGAACAGATAAAATTAGAGGAGCACATCTTTTCTATACCTTGCTGAAACTGAAAAACCTGCAAAATATTTTAGCCAATATATCTCCCGAATTTTTAAAGCTGAAACCTGAGACATTAGCAGATGAAATTTTAACTATTACCGCCAATTCCGAAGAAAATGCCGATATCGCAAAACATATCCCGTCCGATCGGACAACAGCCGGCAGCAATAATGCCGAAAGTGCTTTGGCCAAGTATGGTAGCAATTTAACGGAAAAAGCCCGAAATGGCGAAATTGACCCTGTAACAGGCAGGGACGCCGAAATCAGACAAATTATTGATATCTTGATGCGCCGCCGCCAAAACAACCCCATCCTTACCGGAGA
Proteins encoded in this window:
- the tssG gene encoding type VI secretion system baseplate subunit TssG — encoded protein: MKTSSDEKNTIGENSLSEDLWNEDLTNFLHRVSAQPHKYDYFSLLRQLEGVKFVTGNKAFGKSTSPKLEKIRIRQEPSLIFAPRNIHSVNLTANYAEISINGFGLFGPSGPLPLHITEYAYERQHQHGDRTWTEFTNIFQHRLAILFYRAWANAQSIVSLDKNSENRFGKYIACFNGLYSPSTQSKEKIHPFSKCYFAGLLLRQSRSAANLQKLLTQYFKVPTNIQTNIGYWIDVPEEKTLIGISSYPLGTGLLLGDKLYDVQSKFRIIIGPLTLDAYQSFFKNGYNTLRLKEWIRIFLADEYEWDVQPILMQKEIPPCTLGGDTQLGLSTWLGTVEHDAEDLIVQSH
- a CDS encoding type VI secretion system baseplate subunit TssF → MNNKFLSYYNKELTFLKEMGREFALRYPKVASRLALNASDIPDPYIERLLEGVSFLTARTQLKLDAEYPRFIQRILEIVYPDFINQKPAAAIVALKPLQQYNSDVINVLERGKTLRSLPIDEYKTNCPFSITRTTDILPIHIEKTKYTDSLGYLPNNLLFFKQAEKKIQTALRIDFSLSVPNACSEMIPDELPLYLGSELSKSSELLFLMAAECAGVVCHSSENPKQWCFPLASKPEHIGFSEEEALSFDLDKSVSAFRILQEYALLPEKFLFVLQKNLKQAIIQAEAKGHLPKKPEQSEEVISDKGVNKKIINYKKRYFSLSFLFTEKIPELIELVNEDDISINAVPVVNLFRKKSARFPVNIQDREHHVVIDRTQPLNYEVHSIKQVTGFDTNNRQIVTFLPMYQAPDTGLFPESKTRKAYFSVRRADRVPSSDTLKNGFRTSYLGSEVFLSLADGENYTFNSSIQHLSVDAWCTSRDLPLLMPRDGNSDFLLEGSLPLQSIKLISKLTRPKPAANEDKMLWPFLNQLSLNYLSLLNVDQDDAPVTLKELLMIFVSSENDLMKKQIESIAKIKTEIISKVVRYHGTASPVRGIRIILILDDSSLGGIHPFLFGSVLNHYFKRLVSMNSFVQLQIETFQQGHIATWPAIVGERTLI